Within Cucurbita pepo mitochondrion, complete genome, the genomic segment TTGGATTGCTTGATGCAGTTGATCCCCAATATAGGTTGGATAGCGTCCGCTAGTGAGAGTCCTGTTTTTTATGGTATCTCTTGACTACGGTACAGGATTCTATGGTAATGTAACCAATAAATATATGGATTTATGAGAAACTCCATTAAGAGGAGGCGTCGGGTGACTCTCTTAGTCTCTTCTTCTAAGAGAGATCGTAGGAACAATCTCTACCTTCGTAAACTTCATCCATCTGAGGCCCATATAGCAATGAAAGTCATTGACTTAATGCTTGATCATGGAGCACCCATATACACTGTACACGACAACTTTCTAACAAGAGCAGCATATAGGGATTTTCTTCCTCACTCAATTTGATAGCGAAGTCATTTGCGGAATGGGTCCCTACACTGAAAATTCTCAACGAGTTAATCCATAAGAATGTTGGTGGAAACCTCAGGGAGTACTCTACCTGTAATGTAATCCCAATAGATATACTTGATAAATGTTTAATTGCCAAAATACGGAAAAGATAAGCAAGAAAATGATGGATACTTATAATGACAAAATCAAAGGTATCCTGACCTCTTACGAGAACTATACTATATATATATGCGGTGATTCTAATCCTATCCTTCTTGGGAAGCTCATGTGAAAAAGTGGGATAACTTCCAGCGCCAGATTCGGCACAAATCATTCAATTCCTCTTTCCTCCCGTATGGGTCTGCTCTACTGCAGCTTGTATCATTGCCTCAATCTCCATCTTTACGAGAGGCTTCTCCATGGGGACCACTGAGCGAGAATAGTCTAACTCTTCAATAGGAGGAGATTCATACAGCGAATCGCTTTCGAGGCCTCTTGCCCATTCATTCAATAAGGTGGGTGGGTGCAGGAGTTCTTTGCTTGCATCTGTAGGCTCATCCATGATTGGGAATCGGAATGTGGGTACTTGACTGGATGCCCCTCCATTGATCTTGGCTTGCTTCATTGCATTCATTCATTCTTTCTTTGATTCTTCGTCTTCCGATTGACATAATTTCCCTCTACTCAAAGTCTTCTGCAGTATGTTCCTCCTTTCTTTCGTGGTTCTTCAGGTGCAGCATTCATTATTAACCGAGCTCGGGGGCAATGCGTCCGTCTTTCCCATTGATCACCATGACTTGTCCTATCGCTTCGGAGATTTTGATCTCATCCCCTCTGAGTAGTGAGTAGGGGGACCATTCTTCAAGGTTCTTCTTCTTCTTCTTCTTCTTTCCCCATCTTACTAAAAGAATAATGAAGGGTCAGGCAATCGGTAAAAGGTATCCCCAAGTCGGAATTCCAGCAAACACCAATAAGTATCCATCCATTTTTAAGGAAACCGCCGGAGTGGGGGATTGTCCTCCTCACTGACCCCAAAGAGGGTGGCTCTGTCGCTAAGCAGGCCGGCCGAAAGGACACCAAATGCCTAAACAAAACAAGACAAAAACCTACTTTCTTTCTCTGCTCTTCACACAAACTTTCCGGTCTTCCTTCCCGGGGATCGGCCCTACGCACCGGGGACGAAGCGTGGAGGTCCCTTTAGCTTGTTGTACCGGAGTGGTTCATCGTCAAAAGAGGAACAATGGGTTGTAGCATTTCCTATAAATGGATCGTTGGGCTTTCTCGTCTAAAGACAGGAGGGGTGTGAGCTTTTTCACTATACAATGACCAGAACGAAGGACCAACGACGATGAAGGAGGAGAAGGAGTTTGAGTAGGAGCTAGCCTTCCTTTTATTTTAGTAGGGGCGGAATCGAAGCGAAGAAATTCTGAGTTCATGCCACGACGATCTATATGGAAGGGCAGTTTTGTTGATGCATTCCTGTTGAGAATGAAGAAGAAGAGAGATCCTCTTTTGAACAGGAAAATTTGGTCACGTAGATCTTCGATTTTGCCGGAATTCGTTGATAGCTCCGTACGAATTTACAATGGAAAAACTTCTGTTCGTTGTAAGATCACTGAAGGAAGGGTTGGTCATAAATTTGGAGAGTTTGCTTCGACACGGAAACGAAGACTTTCGAGAACAAATATTGGACCGGGAAAAAAAAGGGGAGAAAGTCAAGGCGCATATGGCACGAAAAGGAAATCCGATTGAGCATTTCATATTCACTTTGATTTGAGAATCCAGTTTCTAGTCAAATCAGATATCTTATTCTATCAGAATCAGACGAGCCGCCTGACGCATTTACATTTCGCCATTCAGAGCGCGAATCCGTACATTCCTAAGAAGACGAAGAGGGGATCTCTCTCGATCTCAATTGAGACTCGCCCCCACCCACTGGGGCAGGCTCGGGGGAACCTGTACCCCCATCTCCTTCGGAAAACAAGGCGGCTCATCCCGCTAAACCGCTTACCGCTCGAGAGCGCGAGAGTGCTTCTTGCTCCAATTCTCAGGCGTTGGCCCGTCCGCAGCCCTATTACACCAACTACCACTTCTGGTTCCCGGTCCGCAACCATCAATTTGCGCAAACCTGATTTGGCTTTACAAAGAGCATGCGTCAAAAGATGCAAACGAAATCAAATAGCGGAGACATTTCTCTATTCAACAACCAAATTCTCCTCTCATTTCTCTTTTTCTTCCTTAGTTAAGAGAGATGCAGATGAATACTCCATTTAATCTCTCACTCATTTCTTATCTGACTTTGAAAAAAGAAAGAAAGATAGCAAGTTCTATAAGGGGTTTTAGTGCTTTCTAATGAACAAGAATCTCAGCCTTTTTTGTTTTGCATCTTTCTGCAACAGGATAAAGGAACGCCCGATTGAGAAACTTGCATGGGACTGGCTATTCACTCACTTTTTTCTGTAATGTGCAGCGGCGAGGAGCCCACTGGTTGTTGGACTAACCTATGGTGTGTTCCGGCGAAGCGCCAGGTTCTTGGTAAGGAGCGTGAGCGGGCGGGGGGCTCACACAAGTAAGTGAAGGAACCCTGTAGGGCCTTGAAGAAGTGTGGACACGGCCAGGGAGGAAAGAGAGGGGGATGGATAAGGAGAGCCTTAGCCCTGAGAATCTAATTCTAAACCGGGGCTGCTGGATGCTTCTGATCAATAGAACAGGAAGAGGAGTCAGCCAAAAAGAAAGACCACCAAAAGTCACGACCACCAAGATACGCATAGTGATTCGATCTTTTGATCACCCATTTTTGGAAAACCATTTTTGGGGGCTTCCACCTTACACACGGAAGATTAGATTGCCTGAATCACGAGTCAACTATACTGTGTTACGATCCCCTCATATTGATAAAAAGTCCAGAGAACAATTTGAAATGGAAAGAAAGAAAGAATTGTTGGTCATAAAAACAGAAAGGCATGAATTGCGCAAGAAGTTCTTTCGGTTAAAACGCCGTGCGACTCGGAGGACATAAGACTGATTGGGCAAACTCAAAAGATTTTCGACAGAATGCTCCTACCCCACCATGCCTGTCCCTTTACCTTACCTTAAGAAGAAATAGGGAGGTATGAAGCGTGGAAAACAATGCAATCAGTGTATGATACAACAGGTAACCTTAAGGATAAGGAGTGGCGGCAAAGCTCTTGATTGATCAACGCGAGTGAACTGTGCTTAGACGCTTCGTCAAACCGCACCGATAGGTGAATGAGCTGATGGATGAGTAGGCTTCCCCTTTCGATTCACGGAATGTGATTTGGGACACGATGGGAGTTTGCGTGCCTCGGTAGGAAAGAGATCACCGGAGTATAGCACAAGATCGCCTTTTCTTGCTGCCATGGGGTCGACCTGTAAACAAGGTAAACCCAATGGGAACCAAAAAACGGGAGGGTACCGCATTGGGCAGAAGACGATCCAAAAAGCGAAGGCTCACCCTTATTATTAAGACTCACCCTAAAAGAAAAGAAGGATGGCATAAACCTGATTATTAGAGAAAAGGGCAACCTATCTGACTAATAAGAAAAAGGGGGTGAGATAGGCGACAGGTAGCT encodes:
- the rps19-2 gene encoding ribosomal protein S19, with translation MPRRSIWKGSFVDAFLLRMKKKRDPLLNRKIWSRRSSILPEFVDSSVRIYNGKTFVRCKITEGRVGHKFGEFALTRKRRLSRTNIGPGKKRGESQGAYGTKRKSD
- the rps10 gene encoding ribosomal protein S10 codes for the protein MTTKICIVIRSFDHPFLENHFWGLPPYTRKIRLPESRVNYTVLRSPHIDKKSREQFEMERKKELLVIKTERHELRKKFFWLKRQRIFGAQYEILFSCKTRLDKVKLQRLL